The Rhopalosiphum maidis isolate BTI-1 chromosome 2, ASM367621v3, whole genome shotgun sequence genome segment GGTGCACTTAACGCAGAACAGATCTCAAATGTACTCGATTTGAAAAGCATTCCATCTAGATCACATCAAGTAAAAGTGTTAGAAACTCAAACAAGACCAGAAAGTAATGAAATCCATCAAACAGTATTAGAAGTCCGGAAAGTGCTCTTAAAATTAAGTTCCCATAtgtaacatgttttttttttgttcagttTAAACAgtagtatgtatgtatatattttatacctatgcatacaaagtaatattatttaagataattcaATATctcaattgtatttattattttatagtattttcatatttaaatacttaaagttCTATATTTCTTTGTTAAGATATCATTTGATTTATTGGATAACCTAATTTTCTAAttctaaacaattatatatttttttttaatttaagtacaagattatttttaaaacaaatattgttgacATTGGTCTATGATAACTGATTATGAAATCAATAGCTAATGATATTAGACAGAATGAATAAGTTTTCAGTGTGaccacaaacattttaaaatgatatcaatgagaatacaatatttttagatgattaaatataactgaAAATTAGATCTGGgtttatattcataacaaaaatgtatcgtcatttaaaaatttaattttgaaacatgGAAGATATAGAActtaaagcatttaaaaatgtttatttactgAAATAATTGGTGTCATGTTAAAAATCAACTtgtgtatactttttttttaacaaataatttaaaaaaattccaaacgacttttttttaattaagattataaaaaactaaaaaataaattataaatcggcTATTGGCCGTGGCATTAAATGCTCATAAGCCTTTATGCTTttgaatgttaatatttttgcacGTATTTGTTTCCATGTCATTTGGTAAACATTTTTCGGATCCTTTGTCATCtcctgtaatatataatatttaacagttaTAAATGCAACTTAATAGAAGccggatttaaaattaatattctaatatttattatttaatgcaaagcctatgtttaaatattatcatagttttatgatattagatgctatgacaaaaaattatgttttatttgcatagttttgatttaatttcagTGATATCATATCATTACGatgttgaaaatgtttttttgatgTTATGATTTAGAATAAGAATatgatattttctatacattattaatattttgataatattaatcatataaaataacacaacAAAGAAAAGTCtggaaatgcattttttttttatcaatattgaatCGTACTGATAAcctaattttagtaataagtcAACCTTATAATTGTCTCCATATTTCTCCATAAGATAAGTAATGAACTTTATCGTGCCAGTAGGTAATGATATCTGCTTAATTCCTGTAGGCTTATTTGCTTGTTCTTCCAAGAGTTTGACAACTTGTGGCTGTTTTGCCTCTCTTTgacgctaaaaaaaaaaatatcttataccCTATACGTTTCACTGATACTGACTTTAATGTTAACATAATTGTTTCACTGACctttttattatgttctttCATTTCTTCACCTTGTACTTGTTGTTGAGTATTGGTAAAACCAGTTAAAATGGATTTGCTAGGATTATTTGTTAGTCCAAAGTTACTTAAATTCTTAGCAACTGATACCTTGTCATTCCAATGATCTTTTATGAGAGgactaaattcaaaaaattctatattattctatattattaatataataattgattaaaaattatatcacaaaAATCATATGATTTAAGTAATActtcaaacaataaaatacttattacctattagatacttaatattatagtatgaaacttataatataaaaacattgatttgaatcttttatatattgttatttttgacagttataaatttataacattagtcaacataatatttcttcaaaacaactatattaaaacatgataTCTTATAATCTAAAccttatagttaatattatttatacctaattgtattattgaacaATGATATCAATCAATTCCTAGAGTAGATTTTACTCTAGTTATCGTCCAtcatttcttataataatacaaattatagtaatgatacaatcatatattttatttaatctttgaTACAATGCTTAACAGTAATCATTTTTGGGGGTACAAGattcgtatacattttaaaataagtgtatttataatatttatactaaagacaatttataacaatataaaacttaccACGCAACACTTGGAGTCTTCTTCATCTTTTTACCCAActtctttttattatagttaacaggcattttgtatttagtaagtatataaacaatagAATGACAAAATATGTGGTATGTGAATACTAAACAGTTGAAGAATGAATGGAGAATGGAAGATATAATTTACGCACTATCGACTATTTCACAGTAGTCACTCA includes the following:
- the LOC113552298 gene encoding nucleolar protein 16-like, yielding MPVNYNKKKLGKKMKKTPSVACPLIKDHWNDKVSVAKNLSNFGLTNNPSKSILTGFTNTQQQVQGEEMKEHNKKRQREAKQPQVVKLLEEQANKPTGIKQISLPTGTIKFITYLMEKYGDNYKEMTKDPKNVYQMTWKQIRAKILTFKSIKAYEHLMPRPIADL